A window of the Besnoitia besnoiti strain Bb-Ger1 chromosome VI, whole genome shotgun sequence genome harbors these coding sequences:
- a CDS encoding hypothetical protein (encoded by transcript BESB_065240) produces MMRPKANSLAQGEIGAPPASSICSADLADGESDPEALHPLLWNSRLRRGQGGRRYIIGSLNASAPRGDFRVVVPALWSTWETRFWDWWRRLRRRPRAALGQEASKLCEVLQNAEAVATGPPAGISHRDGFFPRLLMTALWDSLQPQDPPMQEVFEAA; encoded by the coding sequence ATGATGCGACCGAAGGCGAATAGCCTCGCGCAAGGGGAAATCGGGGCACCTCCGGCATCCAGCATTTGCTCAGCGGACTTAGCGGACGGCGAGTCGGACCCAGAGGCCCTCCATCCACTCCTGTGGAATAGTCGCCTCCGGAGAGGCCAAGGGGGGCGCCGTTACATCATCGGCTCGCTGAATGCTTCGGCGCCACGAGGAGATTTTCGCGTGGTCGTTCCTGCTCTCTGGAGTACGTGGGAAACCCGCTTCTGGGACTGGTGGAGGCGACTAcgacggaggccgcgagctgctCTGGGCCAAGAGGCGTCGAAACTCTGTGAGGTCCTTCAAAACGCTGAGGCCGTCGCGACCGGGCCGCCTGCCGGCATCAGCCACCGCGACGGATTCTTTCCCAGACTTCTGATGACCGCGTTATGGGACAGCCTGCAGCCTCAAGACCCTCCGATGCAAGAGGTTTTCGAGGCGGCCTAG
- a CDS encoding rhoptry kinase family protein (incomplete catalytic triad) (encoded by transcript BESB_065250): protein MVLLELTAEFVRVAVSFQEGHIVHRNLTARSLFVMSSGSVLLGDFGFSRTAGTTGPYLGTRRYKGPEVVENPVQPLVYHASVDAWHLEVV, encoded by the coding sequence ATGGTGCTGCTGGAGCTCACCGCTGAATTCGTCCGCGTGGCCGTTTCCTTCCAGGAGGGCCATATCGTCCACAGAAACCTGACAGCGAGAAGCCTGTTCGTAATGTCCAGCGGCAGTGTGCTTCTGGGAGACTTCGGATTCTCGCGTACAGCTGGGACCACGGGACCTTACCTCGGGACGCGGAGATACAAAGGGCCTGAGGTGGTGGAAAACCCGGTGCAGCCCCTGGTGTATCACGCCTCGGTGGACGCATGGCACCTCGAAGTTGTATAG
- a CDS encoding dolichyl-diphosphooligosaccharide--protein glycosyltransferase (encoded by transcript BESB_065260): MGQFHGGRVPVLRSFGSAAASVPSPADSEVFSPSVSVTPASAAQQTRSRLPTNSSPRSSARFLLVFSLALLAFFVPGSRRDSERDALRRGARREAPPMASPFLRAQAAVLPVPSASPLRPSPTGPVAVACGKVFKRLLVLHDDPQAKQKFSRLFQRLRENFEVSLLSFPLRGDQKASLLFAQHGEPLYTHVLLLATAQRRLSQELAAALRVFFTSVEHDLEAAEAASSRAAASPSAASGLAASETCPPALRARNLFLAVGPSAHASARSFAASLFAGEPQAPEAEGPARGGSVVADYFEAVRRPQSAAADAQGEPEDDEEAEVDGELFVTRELLDGHPHVVEPLEADEFLLYRGGAHYLPAAAPSPARGLPAEAKERIFDQFFAVLRAPATAFVAPGASKVSREGEETRGEETPHGEDLALASARQSPTGGRAVLLSSGEFCADELLRVADQEEKRGAQRRFANLRVCEDLLLWTFNRRGVLRWSNLKHFKPGETVSPHMYRMKDEIAFAVDIHQLVDDFWQPFYATDVQVEFVMLQPFLRSFLEPPASPQSPTFSHIFQAPDRYGVFKFVLHYRRLGYTVLHVESLAPLRNFKSNDFPRFLPCALPYYATSLLTLIALVLFVVVFLLHREKDSPSRSAQAAESGDKKNA, from the exons ATGGGGCAGTTTCATGGGGGCCGCGTCCCCGTTCTTCGCTCGttcggcagcgccgccgcttccgtTCCGTCGCCTGCCGACTCCGAAGTCTTTTCGCCTTCGGTTTCCGTTACacccgcgtctgcagcgcagcagacCCGCAGTCGCCTCCCGACCAACTCTTCTCCGCGAAGCtccgcgcgttttctcctcgttttctctctcgctctgctggccttcttcgtccctggctcgcggcgcgatTCTGAGCGCGATGCcctgcggagaggcgcgaggcgcgaggcgcccccGATGGCGTCTCCGTTCCTTCGCGCCCAAGCCGCTGTCCTGCCGGTcccctcggcctcgcctctACGCCCGAGCCCCACAGGCCCAGTCGCGGTTGCGTGCGGCAAGGTCTTCAAGAGGCTTCTCGTGCTCCACGATGACCCTCAGGCAAAACAGAAGTTTTCTCGTCTCTTCCAGCGCTTGCGAG AGAACTTCGAGGTCTCGCTGCTCTCgttccctctgcgcggcgaccaGAAGGCCTCGCTCCTCTTTGCGCAGCACGGGGAGCCTCTGTACACTCacgtccttcttctcgcaaCTGCCCAGCGCC GTCTGAGTCAggagctggcggcggcgcttcgagTCTTCTTCACCTCCGTGGAGCACGacctcgaggccgcggaagcagccagctcgcgggccgcggcctcgccgtcggcggcgtctgggctcgccgcgagcgagactTGCCCTCCTGCGCTGCGAGCGCGGAATCTCTTTTTGGCTGTCGGGCCCTCGgcgcacgcctccgcgcgcagcttcgcggcgtcgctcttcgccggaGAGCCtcaggcgccagaggcggagggacCCGCGCGGGGTggcagcgtcgtcgcggaCTACTTCGAGGCcgtgcgccggccgcagtccgcggcggcggacgcgcagggcgagcccgaagacgacgaagaagccgaagtCGATGGAGAGCTCTTCGTGACCCGCGAGCTTCTCGACGGCCATCCCCACGTCGTCGAGCCGCTGGAGGCAg ACGAGTTTCTCCTGTACCGTGGCGGCGCACACTAcctgcctgcggccgcaccgtcgcctgcgcgcgggtTGCCCGCTGAGGCCAAAGAGCGCATTTTTGATCAGTTTTTCGCCGttctgcgcgcgcccgcgaccgcgttCGTCGCCCCTGGAGCCTCGAAGGTGtcgcgagagggcgaggagacgcgcggcgaggagacaccacATGGCGAGGACCTCGCCctggcctcggcgcgccagTCCCCGacgggcgggcgcgctgtCCTCCTGAGCAGCGGGGAGTTCTGCGCGGACGAactcctgcgcgtcgccgaccaAGAGGAAAAAAGGGGAGCACAG AGGAGATTCGCCAatctccgcgtctgcgaggATCTTCTGCTGTGGACCTTCAACCGGCGAGGCGTTCTCCGCTGGTCGAACCTCAAGCACTTCAAG CCTGGAGAAACAGTCTCGCCCCATATGTACCGCATGAAGGACGAGATCGCGTTTGCTGTCGATATCCATCAACTAGTCGACG ACTTCTGGCAGCCCTTCTACGCTACCGATGTGCAAGTTGAATTCGTCATGCTCCAGCCTTTCCTTCGTTCGTTCCTCGAGCCCCCTGCATCTCCCCAGTCCCCGACCTTCTCGCACATTTTCCAA GCCCCGGACCGTTATGGCGTGTTCAAGTTCGTGCTGCACTACAGGCGCCTGGGCTACACCGTCCTGCACGTCG agtcgctcgcgcctctaCGGAACTTCAAAAGCAACGACTTCCCGCGGTTCCTGCCCTGTGCCCTGCCCTACTACGCGACTTCGCTCCTCACTCTCATAG CTCTGGTTCTCTTCGTGGTCGTCTTTCTACTCCATCGAGAGAAGGACTCGCCGTCTCggagcgcgcaggccgcggagagtGGAGACAAGAAGAACGCGTAG